A region from the Ornithodoros turicata isolate Travis unplaced genomic scaffold, ASM3712646v1 Chromosome106, whole genome shotgun sequence genome encodes:
- the LOC135371375 gene encoding uncharacterized protein LOC135371375 → MDPQLQEMLLAPKCSVRLSRVKLEPPDAACLHEQGQIQEQYCSESPLRSDSYGVTAGTCDIKEEPREESSKEHAIVEVKTEPYNVAILTGPDHIVHSCDSTSEGMTAGICDVKEDRQEDTSNEHPIIEVKTEPYDVAVLTEQDQMGHNCGSRSEGKYKMVEEI, encoded by the exons ATGGATCCGCAGCTGCAAGAGATGCTGCTGGCCCCAAAGTGCAGTGTTCGGCTTTCGAGAGTAAAACTGGAACCTCCTGACGCTGCATGTCTACACGAACAGGGCCAGATACAGGAACAGTACTGCAGCGAGTCTCCATTAAGAAGCGATAGTTACG gAGTGACAGCTGGGACGTGTGACATTAAAGAAGAACCTCGAGAGGAATCTTCAAAGGAACATGCAATAGTGGAAGTCAAAACGGAGCCTTATAACGTTGCAATCTTGACTGGACCGGACCATATAGTACACAGCTGTGATTCAACATCAGAAG GCATGACAGCTGGGATATGTGACGTTAAAGAAGACCGTCAAGAGGACACTTCGAATGAACATCCAATCATAGAAGTCAAGACAGAGCCTTATGACGTTGCCGTCTTGACAGAACAGGACCAGATGGGACACAACTGTGGTTCAAGATcagaaggtaaatacaaaatggtcGAGGAGATTTAG